The following coding sequences lie in one Fusarium poae strain DAOMC 252244 chromosome 1, whole genome shotgun sequence genomic window:
- the RMT2 gene encoding Arginine N-methyltransferase 2 (BUSCO:35974at5125), producing the protein MSATTSKFDDSMPARISSDCPEEIREVLYHAWGHDRSGLKNLLKTTGKANAQDPKTGETPLHAAIRACGPASPDDNDEEEDGSVEEAKEIVHDLFLRGAIWNDVDSNNETPGCLALRLGRKALYQLCLEAGVRAELLFALMGDYEELSSGSEDGDEEMEVQQDDDDEAPQLVSTEDIEPTVEQPKFIPPDAKEKQVTSEEYLGSKLVYDDAKLVDSDLNGVMMAWETDIMRRSVAALIPDSAPGKRILNIGFGMGIVDGMFAELKPSRHHIIEAHPSVLEHLSKDDSKFGPSWEKSGPEDGAFKVHKGKWQDIVPKLLEDGEIYDAIYFDTFGEDYSQLRHFFSECIIGIMDQDGKFSFFNGLGADRKICYDVYTKVVEMQCADAGLDVEWEETDVDMAGLEKAGEGEWEGVRRRYWTLDKYRLPICTFMG; encoded by the exons ATGTCCGCAACGACATCCAAGTTCGATGATTCTATGCCTGCGCGCATATCATCTGATTGCCCTGAAGAAATCAGGGAAGTTCTATACCATGCTTGGGGCCATGACAGAAGTGGCTTGAAGAACCTCCTCAAAACAACTGGCAAGGCCAATGCCCAGGACCCCAAGACCGGAGAGACACCCTTGCATGCAGCCATCCGTGCTTGCGGGCCTGCTTCCCCCGATGACAatgacgaggaagaagatggatcagttgaggaggccaaggaAATAGTCCATGATCTTTTTCTTCGAGGTGCCATCTGGAACGATGTCGACAGCAACAATGAGACACCCGGCTGTCTTGCTCTCAGACTGGGTCGCAAGGCTCTTTACCAACTTTGTCTCGAGGCTGGAGTCCGAGCAGAGCTTCTGTTCGCTCTTATGGGAGACTATGAGGAGCTTTCATCTGGCTCAGAGGACGGtgatgaagagatggagGTCCAacaggacgacgacgatgaggctCCCCAGCTGGTTTCCACCGAGGACATTGAACCTACCGTAGAACAACCCAAATTCATCCCTCCTGATGCAAAAGAGAAGCAAGTCACAAGCGAGGAGTATCTCGGCTCAAAACTAGTATACGACGATGCAAAGCTTGTTGATTCCGATCTCAACGGCGTCATGATGGCCTGGGAGACGGACATTATGCGCCGTTCCGTTGCCGCCCTCATCCCCGACTCGGCTCCGGGTAAGCGCATCCTCAACATTGGTTTTGGTATGGGTATTGTTGATGGTATGTTCGCCGAGCTCAAGCCCTCGCGCCACCACATTATCGAAGCGCACCCCAGCGTCCTCGAACACCTTTCCAAGGACGATTCCAAGTTTGGCCCTAGCTGGGAGAAGAGCGGACCTGAAGATGGTGCATTCAAGGTACACAAGGGAAAGTGGCAGGACATTGTACCCAAGCTACTTGAGGATGGCGAGATCTACGACGCCATCTACTTCGACACCTTTGGTGAAGACTACTCACAGCTGCGTCACTTCTTCTCCGAGTGCATCATCGGTATCATGGACCAAGACGGCAAGTTTAGCTTCTTCAACGGACTTGGAGCCGACAGAAAGATCTGTTACGATGTATACACAAAGGTAGTCGAGATGCAATGCGCTGATGCCGGTCTTGACGTTGAATGGGAAGAGACCGATGTGGACATGGCCGGTCTAGAAAAGGCTGGCGAGGGAGAATGGGAGGGCGTACGAAGACGCTACTGGACTCTGGACA AATATCGATTACCTATTTGCACATTCATGGGTTAA
- the MDE1 gene encoding Methylthioribulose-1-phosphate dehydratase (BUSCO:45965at5125), which translates to MAAEQQRQTGDALITSEDPNHPANLIPSLCAKFWTLGWVTGTGGGCSIRDDDLVYIAPSGVQKELMKNTDIYVMALSEQDPNHNKLNQRTYLRSPPCYKPSQCTPLFLAAFTRRGAGCCIHTHSQWAVLVTLLLESQGPGKDRVFEINNIEQIKGFGRGMTKTGNLGYHDTLRIPVIENTPHEEDLTEYLEEAMDKYPDTYAVLVRRHGVYVWGDNVHKAKTQCESLDYLFQLAVEMKKLGLPWISEVEQIAPQRT; encoded by the exons ATGGCAGCTGAGCAACAACGCCAAACTGGCGATGCCCTCATTACTTCAGAGGACCCTAACCATCCTGCCAACCTAATTCCCTCGCTATGCGCAAAGTTTTGGACCTTGGGCTGGGTCACGGGTACCGGAGGTGGTTGCTCTATTCGAGATGA TGATCTCGTATATATTGCTCCCTCAGGCGTGCAAAAAGAGCTTATGAAAAACACCGATATCTATGTGATGGCCCTCTCTGAGCAGGACCCCAACCACAACAAGCTCAACCAGCGCACATATCTGCGATCCCCTCCCTGCTACAAGCCTTCTCAGTGCACTCCTCTGTTCCTCGCCGCTTTCACCCGCCGAGGGGCCGGCTGCTGCATCCACACTCACTCACAATGGGCTGTCCTCGTTACTCTCCTGCTTGAGTCTCAGGGCCCTGGAAAGGACCGTGTTTTTGAGATCAACAATATCGAGCAGATTAAGGGTTTTGGCCGTGGCATGACCAAGACAGGCAACTTGGGCTACCATGATACTCTTCGCATTCCTGTGATCGAAAACACCCCTCATGAGGAGGATCTGACTGAGTACCTGGAGGAGGCTATGGATAAGTACCCCGACACATATGCTGTTCTCGTCCGTCGTCATGGTGTCTACGTCTGGGGTGACAATGTCCACAAGGCCAAGACTCAATGTGAGAG TCTCGACTACCTTTTCCAACTCGCTGttgagatgaagaagcttGGTCTCCCTTGGATCAGCGAAGTTGAACAGATTGCTCCCCAGCGAACATAG
- a CDS encoding hypothetical protein (BUSCO:58722at5125), translated as MITKFMTEVSAKFNPFSTCAKPARLFLTFLPPNARANGTSITSTILPRNSQEPSSLRVKFKDGKELNFDCQKINIKGLVEEVDRHSRQLQKAADLTD; from the exons ATGATTACAAAATTCATGACAGAGGTTTCGGCCAAGTTCAACCCGTTCTCGACCTGCGCGAAACCAGCTCGTTTATTCCTCACATTCCTACCTCCAAATGCTCGAGCCAACGGAACAAGCATTACATCGACCATTCTACCTCGAAATTCCCAAGAACCTAGCTCTCTACGGGTTAAGTTCA AGGATGGCAAAGAGCTCAACTTTGACTGCCAAAAGATCAACATCAAGGGACTTGTCGAGGAGGTGGACCGACATTCACGCCAACTGCAAAAGGCAGCCGATTTGACCGATTAA
- a CDS encoding hypothetical protein (BUSCO:18437at5125) has protein sequence MSCNDDVSSIFSPDRGVRRQKPFIHRLRSRLGKSAVQDPLFELVQMLASTMVAARSMADVPKDLAEEINKLENLFTVEPSKLKEITNHFVSELAKGLSVEGGSIPMNPTWVMSYPDGYETGTYLALDMGGTNLRVCQITLTDEKSEFDIIQSKYRMPEELKSGTSEELWEYIAECLYQFLETHHGDCSKLEKIPLGFTFSYPATQNYIDEGILQRWTKGFDIDGVEGKNIVPMFEEALKARGVPIKLAAIINDTTGTLIASAYTDTAMKIGCIFGTGCNAAYMEDCGSIPKIADLNLPADLPMAINCEWGAFDNEHKVLPRTPYDIIIDKESPRPGQQAFEKMIAGLYLGEIFRLILVDLHDNKSIHIFENQDIALLRKPYSLDASFLSAIEEDPWENLSETNDLFNKKLNLKCTQPELELIRRTAELIGTRAARLSACGVAAICKKKNYQSCHVGADGSVFNKYPHFKERGAKALREILDWPEKANKKDEDPIEVLTAEDGSGVGAALIAALTLKRINEGNMAGILHPENFK, from the exons ATGAGCTGCAATGACGATGTTAGCTCCATCTTCAGCCCAGACCGTGGAGTCCGACGTCAGAAGCCCTTTATACATCGATTAAGGTCGCGACTAGGAAAATCAGCAGTGCAAGACCCATTGTTCGAGCTTGTCCAAATGCTAGCTTCTACCATGGTGGCAGCCA GATCTATGGCCGATGTCCCCAAGGACCTCGCCGAAGAGATTAACAAGCTCGAGAATCTCTTCACAGTAGAGCCCAGCAAGCTTAAGGAGATCACCAATCACTTTGTTTCTGAACTCGCCAAGG GTCTCAGCGTTGAGGGCGGCAGTATC CCTATGAACCCTACTTGGGTTATGTCATACCCCGATGGCTATGAAACCGGCACCTACCTGGCCCTCGATATGGGAGGCACTAACCTGAGAGTGTGCCAAATTACACTCACTGACGAGAAGTCCGAGTTCGACATTATCCAGTCCAAGTACCGCATGCCCGAGGAGCTCAAGTCCGGCACCTCTGAGGAGCTTTGGGAATACATCGCCGAATGTCTCTACCAGTTCCTCGAGACACACCACGGGGACTGCAGCAAGTTGGAGAAGATACCTCTTGGTTTCACATTCTCGTACCCCGCCACCCAGAACTACATCGATGAGGGTATCCTCCAGCGATGGACCAAGGGCTTCGACATTGACGGTGTCGAGGGCAAGAACATTGTCCCCATGTTCGAGGAGGCCTTGAAGGCTCGA GGCGTTCCTATCAAGCTTGCGGCTATCATCAATGATACTACTGGCACGTTGATTGCCTCCGCCTACACCGATACTGCCATGAAGATTGGCTGCATTTTCGGCACGGGCTGCAACGCCGCATACATGGAAGACTGCGGCTCAATCCCCAAGATTGCTGACTTGAACCTGCCTGCCGATCTGCCCATGGCTATCAATTGCGAGTGGGGTGCTTTCGACAATGAACATAAGGTCCTCCCCCGAACTCCCTACGACATCATCATTGACAAGGAGTCTCCTCGCCCTGGCCAGCAGGCTTTTGAGAAGATGATCGCTGGTCTCTACCTTGGTGAAATCTTCCGACTCATTCTCGTCGACCTTCACGACAACAAGTCCATTCACATCTTTGAGAACCAAGACATTGCTCTCCTCCGAAAGCCTTACTCTCTTGATGCCTCCTTCCTGTCTGCCATTGAGGA GGACCCCTGGGAGAACCTGTCCGAGACAAACGACCTGTTCAACAAGAAGCTGAACTTGAAGTGCACGCAACCCGAGCTTGAGCTTATCCGCAGAACTGCTGAGCTCATCGGCACACGAGCTGCCCGGCTTTCGGCCTGTGGTGTTGCTGCTATTTGCAAGAAGAAAAACTACCAATCTTGCCATGTCGGTGCTGACGGTTCCGTATTCAACAAGTACCCCCACTTCAAGGAGCGTGGTGCCAAGGCTCTGCGGGAGATTCTCGACTGGCCCGAGAAGGCCAACAAGAAGGACGAGGACCCTATTGAAGTCCTTACTGCTGAGGATGGTAGCGGTGTCGGCGCCGCCCTGATTGCCGCCCTGACGCTTAAGCGAATCAACGAGGGTAACATGGCTGGTATCCTTCATCCCGAAAActtcaaataa
- a CDS encoding hypothetical protein (SECRETED:SignalP(1-19)~BUSCO:19869at5125): protein MKPFAITTALFSLVSAALAGASTESKTSKIIRPADFKPPQVFQNANLVHVISLEKNYVKEQINVLVENVAKEPQTEYYVPFTTEQLPRVGGFEVKDRKDANAGPFVIETVEYDANSDVQYYRIQLPTPLKPGAQQTLGITYYYLKAYTPSPTSISQRARQFLAYDFSVYAPSAYTTKKQKTEIKAGTSNIPDYTKLPGSGDVKEYPVKQGSKLIYGPFEEKPAGAVSPARVRFEFQKPVTHVKELDRDIEVSHWGGNIAFEEYYDLHYRGANLTGSFSRGDFTKDLIQGNRPSHALSDIRVPLQVGSVDAYYVDVIGNISTSRFRSNKREALLELKLRYPLFGGWKAPFTIGWNSDASNFLRKTATGGYVLRVPFIEGPKQLEGIEYEQVNINVLLPEGAENVKFYTNVPESSIMSTSVDLTRTYLDTVGRTHISIKARNLVDEFRDRHLIISYDAPLLSALRKPLIIFAMIPSLRPSTTTTKRSRLLGDTPVIITTTTTIITHPRALHEPATRVSQGGLTVTARAPANALSTSAVDCQEKSNGQIEVAFDTIAHSSFLHFKQSYAEAHLVVNMNRALSIRSNKSKNSGASAGSKKGGFSFNSLRGQVLQPELSRKLFRLIKSENNLIGAHETAGRERVSIATQLSEWGEHTGDDSISDISDKVGVVLSEMGEQEDTYAHALDESRTHLKAIRNTEKSVQPSRENKDKIADEIQRLKLKEPGSTRLPVLEQELVRAEAENLVAEAQLTNITRQKLKEAYAAEFAATIERAEKQIILAKHGRRLLELLDDSPVVPGDTRGAYQHSSQARQILNDAEDDLRDWRPEPESFSTPIQSRSPTLEGKGKEPQINDDRMSPVQSEAATLESETSPQEQRGIKSSVYAEVAG from the exons ATGAAGCCGTTCGCCATCACCACGGCGCTCTTTAGCTTGGTCTCCGCCGCACTCGCTGGCGCAAGCACCGAGTCCAAGACATCAAAGATCATCCGTCCTGCCGACTTCAAGCCTCCCCAGGTTTTTCAAAACGCCAATTTGGTGCACGTCATCTCCCTCGAGAAGAATTACGTCAAAGAACAGATTAACGTCCTTGTTGAGAACGTCGCGAAGGAGCCACAGACAGAGTACTATGTGCCATTCACCACTGAACAGCTACCTCGTGTAGGAGGTTTCGAGGTCAAGGATCGAAAGGACGCGAACGCAGGGCCTTTTGTAATCGAAACTGTTGAATATGATGCCAACAG TGATGTCCAGTACTACCGCATTCAATTACCTACGCCGCTCAAGCCTGGTGCTCAACAGACGCTCGGCATCACTTACTACTACCTGAAGGCCTATACCCCTTCTCCTACATCCATCTCCCAGAGGGCTAGGCAATTCCTCGCCTACGACTTCTCCGTCTACGCACCATCCGCCTACACTacgaagaagcagaagaccGAGATCAAGGCCGGCACCTCCAACATTCCCGATTACACAAAGCTTCCTGGAAGTGGCGACGTCAAGGAGTACCCCGTCAAGCAAGGCTCCAAGCTTATCTATGGTCCTTTTGAGGAGAAGCCCGCCGGAGCCGTCTCCCCTGCTCGTGTTCGTTTCGAGTTCCAAAAGCCTGTGACCCACGTCAAGGAGCTGGATCGTGATATCGAGGTCAGTCACTGGGGCGGCAACATTGCCTTTGAGGAGTACTACGATCTACACTATCGCGGTGCCAACCTAACCGGCTCCTTCAGCCGAGGAGACTTCACAAAGGATCTGATCCAAGGCAATCGCCCCAGCCATGCGCTCTCCGACATACGAGTTCCTCTCCAGGTAGGAAGTGTGGACGCCTACTATGTCGATGTTATTGGCAACATTTCGACGTCCCGATTCCGATCCAACAAGCGAGAGGCTCTGCTTGAGCTCAAGCTCCGATACCCTCTGTTCGGCGGTTGGAAGGCCCCTTTCACCATCGGATGGAACTCGGATGCTTCCAATTTCTTGCGCAAGACCGCGACTGGAGGTTACGTTCTTCGAGTTCCTTTCATTGAGGGCCCCAAGCAGCTCGAGGGTATCGAGTATGAGcaagtcaacatcaacgtcCTTCTCCCCGAGGGTGCTGA AAATGTCAAGTTCTACACAAACGTTCCCGAGTCGTCCATCATGTCAACCTCGGTTGATCTGACCCGAACTTACCTCGACACCGTCGGCAGAACGCATATCAGCATCAAGGCAAGAAACCTAGTTGACGAGTTCCGAGATCGACACCTCATCATCTCCTACGATGCGCCTTTGTTGAGCGCTCTCCGAAAGCCTCTAATCATCTTTGCCA TGATCCCAAGCCTAAGACCAAGTACTACTACCACGAAGAGATCACGCCTTCTCGGCGATACACcggtcatcatcaccaccaccaccaccatcatcactcaTCCTCGCGCTCTCCACGAGCCAGCTACACGAGTGTCTCAAGGCGGTCTTACAGTCACAGCCCGCGCACCAGCGAACGCGTTGTCTACGAGCGCCGTTGATTGTCAAGAGAAGAGCAATGGGCAAATT GAAGTCGCATTCGATACAATCGCACACAGTTCCTTCTTACATTTTAAACAATCATATGCGGAGGCCCACCTCGTCGTCAACAT GAACCGCGCGCTTTCGATTCGCTCAAACAAATCAAAAAACTCTGGCGCTTCTGCTGGTAGTAAGAAGGGAGGCTTCTCCTTCAACTCACTCAGAGGACAAGTCCTCCAGCCTGAACTGTCCCGTAAGCTCTTCCGTCTTATCAAATCCGAGAACAACCTCATCGGCGCTCACGAGACGGCCGGCCGTGAACGAGTTTCAATCGCAACTCAGTTGTCAGAATGGGGTGAGCACACCGGTGATGACAGCATCAGTGACATCTCGGACAAGGTTGGTGTCGTCTTGAGTGAGATGGGTGAACAGGAAGATACATATGCTCATGCGCTTGATGAATCTCGAACACACCTCAAGgctattcgcaacactgagAAGAGTGTGCAGCCTAGCCGAgagaacaaggacaagatAGCCGATGAGATTCAAAGGCTGAAGTTGAAGGAGCCTGGCAGCACAAGATTGCCTGTCCTTGAACAAGAGTTGGTGCGAGCTGAGGCTGAGAATCTCGTCGCAGAGGCTCAGTTGACAAACATT ACCCGACAGAAGCTCAAGGAGGCTTATGCTGCCGAGTTCGCCGCCACCATTGAACGAGCCGAGAAGCAGATTATCTTGGCAAAGCATGGTCGTCGTCTGCTGGAGCTCCTCGACGACTCGCCTGTTGTACCTGGCGATACCCGAGGTGCCTACCAGCATTCGTCTCAGGCTCGACAGATTCTTAACGATGCCGAGGACGATCTTCGCGACTGGCGACCCGAACCTGAGAGTTTCTCTACTCCTATCCAGAGTCGATCTCCAACCCTCGAAggaaaaggcaaagagcCGCAGATAAATGACGATCGCATGTCTCCCGTTCAGTCCGAGGCTGCCACGTTGGAGTCCGAAACGTCTCCTCAGGAGCAAAGGGGTATTAAGTCCTCCGTTTATGCTGAGGTCGCTGGCTAA
- the IPP1 gene encoding Inorganic pyrophosphatase (BUSCO:32772at5125), which translates to MFHRRLLFQRSLRTIIGTGTLLHRPLAAPLPLLPSPVPGRANYMASSTTRSPVAATDSGSGGRNSAPPPPSSPLPSATSTAKISSCRTAQIARHFSTSSSPTGPVSKQQPDMASNYTVRKVAAPNTLEHRVYIEKDGQPVSPFHDIPLYANQEQTILNMVVEIPRWTNAKLEISKEELLNPIKQDIKKGKLRYVRNCFPHKGYLWNYGAFPQTWEDPNTVHPETKAKGDNDPLDVCEIGELVGYPGQIKQVKVLGVMALLDEEETDWKVIVIDVNDPLASKLNDVEDVERHLPGLLRATNEWFRIYKIPDGKPENQFAFTGECKNKDYALDVVRECAEAWERLVTGKTPAGGVSTTNVTVQHSPSRVSPDQLPPLPANEELPAEKIDASIDKWFFISGASA; encoded by the exons ATGTTCCACCGCCGTCTGTTGTTCCAGAGGTCGCTACGCACCATTATAGGCACTGGAACACTGCTGCATAGGCCCCTCGCAGCACCGTTACCACTGTTGCCATCTCCCGTACCAGGACGGGCCAATTACATGGCGTCCTCTACAACACGCAGCCCTGTTGCTGCTACAGACTCGGGTTCGGGCGGGAGAAACAGTGCCCCGCCCCCTCCATCCTCACCCCTTCCCTCTGCTACGTCAACCGCCAAAATCTCTTCTTGTCGGACAGCTCAGATTGCTCGACACTTTTCCACCTCTTCATCACCCACAGGTCCTGTCTCAAAACAACAGCCCGATATGGCCTCCAACTACACCGTCCGCAAGGTTGCGGCTCCCAACACCCTCGAGCACCGAGTCTACATCGAGAAGGATGGACAGCCCGTCTCTCCTTTCCACGATATTCCTCTCTACGCCAACCAGGAGCAGACTATCCTGAACATGGTCGTTGAGATTCCTCGATGGACCAACGCCAAGCTTGAG ATCTCCAAGGAGGAGCTCCTCAACCCCATCAAGCAGGAcatcaagaagggcaagctTCGATACGTCCGAAACTGCTTCCCCCACAAGGGTTACCTCTGGAACTATGGTGCCTTCCCCCAG ACCTGGGAGGACCCCAACACTGTCCACCCTGAGACCAAGGCTAAGGGCGACAACGATCCTCTCGATGTCTGCGAGATCGGTGAGCTCGTCGGTTACCCCGGTCAGATCAAGCAAGTCAAGGTCCTCGGTGTCATGGCTCTcctcgacgaggaggagacTGACTGGAAGGTCATTGTCATTGATGTCAACGACCCTCTCGCTTCCAAGCTGAACGACGTTGAGGACGTTGAGCGACACCTGCCCGGTCTTCTCCGTGCCACCAATGAGTGGTTCCGTATCTACAAGATTCCCGATGGCAAGCCTGAGAACCAGTTTGCCTTCACTGGCGAGTGCAAGAACAAGGA CTACGCTCTTGACGTTGTCCGCGAGTGCGCTGAGGCCTGGGAGCGTCTCGTCACTGGCAAGACCCCCGCTGGTGGTGTTTCTAC TACCAACGTCACTGTCCAGCACTCTCCTTCTCGCGTCAGCCCTGACCAGCTTCCTCCTCTGCCTGCTAACGAGGAGCTCCCCGCCGAGAAGATCGACGCTTCCATTGACAAGTGGTTCTTCATCAGTGGTGCCTCTGCTTAA
- a CDS encoding hypothetical protein (TransMembrane:2 (i243-261o273-292i)~BUSCO:48135at5125), whose translation MSFEGLQERLTALQETTIQLKELINRLGTLKFQPGSVPLSTDEESSESGELSAEITSTLRDGEEEHELLQEEVEFLRGAEHDKARLKEGVEKIGKELEGCRLSFRKARLAAKHSLAQAQRRERELLLTSFSQPASENNSLYPDDEKANRPQRHHHHPQQQQSSLTEEDQQTVGASANVTNALRRTHDLIQAELARSEFAHETLTESSAALKKLNESYTDLDSMLASSKDLLGTLLRSQKSDTWYLQTAFYMLGITLGWLLFRRLLYGPMWWLVWLPLRLMFGLGTSAGSAVMHAGSGSGKMEEAGQPSKGVPVEGLPGDDLPTIQIETEEAEILEEVDKIVNVIRNADELGNIPESNEDNVKNPKKRMWEEPEVVEQERSRDEL comes from the exons ATGTCTTTCGAGGGTCTACAAGAGCGCTTGACGGCTCTACAAGAAACCACCATACAGCTCAAAGAGCTCATCAATCGCCTCGGAACGCTGAAATTCCAACCTGGCTCTGTACCCCTGAGCACCGACGAAGAGAGCAGCGAAAGTGGCGAGCTGAGCGCAGAAATTACAAGCACTTTAcgagatggagaagaggagcatgagcttcttcaagaagaggTGGAATTCCTCCGCGGTGCAGAGCATGATAAGGCCAGGTTGAAAGAAGGCGTCGAAAAAATTGGAAAGGAGCTCGAAGG TTGTCGTTTGTCCTTTCGAAAAGCACGATTAGCGGCGAAACATAGTCTTGCGCAGGCGCAAAGACGAGAACGCGAGCTACTCCTTACATCCTTTTCGCAACCAGCATCCGAGAACAACTCTCTCTACCCTGACGACGAAAAGGCCAACCGTCCCCAacgccatcaccaccaccctCAACAGCAACAGTCCAGCCTCACCGAAGAGGACCAGCAGACAGTTGGAGCAAGCGCCAATGTGACTAATGCTCTACGGCGCACGCACGATCTGATCCAGGCGGAGCTGGCGCGAAGTGAGTTTGCTCACGAGACATTAACTGAATCATCTGCTGCGTTGAAGAAGCTGAACGAGTCGTATACGGACTTGGATTCGATGCTGGCTAGCTCGAAGGATTTATTAGGAACTTTGCTGCGCTCGCAGAAGAGCGATACATGGTATCTCCAAACGGCATTCTACATGCTGGGTATAACACTTGGTTGGCTACTTTTCAGAAGGTTGCTGTACGGGCCTATGTGGTGGCTTGTATGGCTACCTCTGAGGTTGATGTTTGGACTGGGCACCTCGGCTGGTAGCGCAGTGATGCACGCCGGGTCTGGATCGGGcaagatggaagaagctggacAGCCGAGTAAAGGTGTTCCCGTCGAGGGTTTGCCTGGCGATGACTTGCCCACTATCCAAATTGAGACTGAAGAAGCCGAAATCTTGGAAGAGGTGGACAAGATTGTGAATGTTATTAGGAACGCGGATGAGCTTGGGAATATTCCTGAGAGCAACGAGGATAATGTTAAGAACCCAAAGAAGAGAATGTGGGAGGAGCCCGAGGTCGTTGAGCAAGAACGCTCTAGAGACGAACTATAA